A region of Leishmania panamensis strain MHOM/PA/94/PSC-1 chromosome 33 sequence DNA encodes the following proteins:
- a CDS encoding hypothetical protein (TriTrypDB/GeneDB-style sysID: LpmP.33.1660), with the protein MGCRPLCGRLLSCLKRGGLWRSVRNGNYPDDTWALSPQCSARHATSSSVTLNFAAAFPTTTNQVSSLHDAFVSRFSAQLLSSPHRDITHVPYGDWFALYVQARKHWHSLESASTCATSATRERRKKEGKPEQTEAFEAREQRAKQAIDALLLSSVFARHWTEVQPSTTSSPSPLSTYRWWWHRDSLFTTASANAQDGEAVSPSLELCTPAFLTEPLLGGNHLHLWMEDIRASSGTTGVSRSAHDAAAAPTVILPFSTLWVVKQSAYWRPSAAPEAGVGESSGAASSSHETPAFTLQERQARQALLQSVDQLLQLQRDTVEHRKGTSGLPVDQLQHVCVLSPTQEWDLLCCLPRYRQALYNPARAASPKSTIVSEHSAAACVSSPRWLSLSCLCEDTTARLAYCTRVLNWRWQLKSSTNAATTKTTPVTIRVLSPSTEHAHLRSLSLFSLHEQSCMKASLQRRHAARRQSSSAASGESLGTTVHEQARKGCSDAVRRMSHREENIRQSFSAR; encoded by the coding sequence ATGGGGTGCAGGCCCTTGTGTGGGCGTTTGCTGAGCTGCCTCAAGAGAGGAGGTTTGTGGCGAAGCGTGCGGAACGGCAATTATCCCGATGACACGTGGGCGCTAAGCCCTCAGTGCTCAGCCCGACACGCGACCTCGTCGTCGGTCACCCTCAACTTTGCAGCAGCATTCCCTACCACCACAAACCAAGTTTCATCCCTTCATGACGCCTTTGTTTCTCGATTCTCAGCTCAACTTCTCTCGAGTCCGCATCGTGACATCACCCACGTCCCGTACGGAGACTGGTTCGCACTTTACGTTCAAGCGCGCAAGCACTGGCACTCGCTTGAGTCGGCATCTACTTGCGCCACGTCTGCCACCCGTGAGCggagaaagaaggaaggGAAGCCAGAACAAACTGAGGCATTCGAAGCACGTGAGCAACGTGCAAAGCAGGCCATCGATGCGCTGCTACTAAGTAGCGTGTTTGCACGTCACTGGACGGAGGTGCAACCATCCACCacgtcgtcgccatcgccgcttTCGACATatcgctggtggtggcatcGTGACTCTCTCTTCACCACAGCCTCGGCAAATGCTCAAGACGGTGAGGCCGTCTCGCCATCCCTGGAGCTGTGCACGCCAGCCTTTTTGacggagccgctgctgggtgGCAATCACCTGCACCTATGGATGGAGGACATTCGCGCCTCCTCTGGTACGACGGGTGTCAGCCGCTCAGCCcacgacgctgcagcggcgccgacggtTATTCTCCCATTCTCTACCTTGTGGGTGGTGAAGCAGAGTGCGTACTGGCGGCCATCCGCGGCACCTGAAGCCGGTGTTGGTGAAAGCAGTGGTgcggccagcagcagtcatGAAACACCCGCCTTTACCCTTCAAGAGCGACAGGCCCGCCAAGCACTTCTGCAGTCGGTGGACCAGCTGCTTCAACTGCAGCGCGATACGGTAGAACATCGCAAGGGGACATCGGGGCTTCCTGTGGATCAGCTGCAACACGTGTGTGTCCTCTCGCCCACCCAAGAGTGGGACCTCTTGTGCTGTCTCCCTCGCTACCGGCAGGCGCTGTACAAtccagctcgcgcagcgtcACCCAAAAGCACGATTGTATCGGAGcactcggcagcggcatgtGTATCGTCACCTCGGTGGCTATCACTGAGCTGCTTGTGTGAAGACACCACCGCGCGACTCGCCTACTGTACGCGCGTGTTGAAttggcggtggcagctgAAGTCAAGCACGAACGCAGCAACGACCAAGACCACCCCTGTCACCATCCGGGTCCTCTCGCCTTCGACTGAGCACGCCCACCTCCGCagtctttctctcttctcgctgcaCGAGCAGTCATGCATGAAAGCCTCACTTCAGCGGCGACACGCTGCTCGGCGGCAGTCCTCATCTGCGGCCTCTGGGGAATCCTTGGGAACGACAGTTCACGAGCAGGCGCGCAaaggctgcagcgacgcggtgCGGCGGATGTCGCATCGAGAAGAGAACATCCGTCAGTCCTTCTCGGCCCGCTGA
- a CDS encoding hypothetical protein (TriTrypDB/GeneDB-style sysID: LpmP.33.1670) translates to MVAIAATPTLSNGAGMIVQRLRVLLPGEKRGEVRLLTFKKSALTAASFEEAAHDDYTNHPGSSYRQGYGDTHRLVDKVLHQAPLRAVAITEDGKSGVTMSEQGMRIRVLDFVGDDKMINRLTLDRGHLPAVVDTVSLAIVSVPQAQPLMRNAATATAYTHERCGSNDNNAPVHVSETLSRQYQRLTEVVHDIVVCLTSSGTTHIFGCGLQQVLFYHSDKTLLPRVGYPYAFSVCLPPLLAKEGVVSIFVARSDVSTSAVHYLPRHEHCNAKGGRDDCSNSATHHLPGEFFAFQLRYHSSSAAAAATGGAGSTSKCTTLVRCTLSSP, encoded by the coding sequence ATGGTTGCTATTGCAGCGACCCCGACACTCTCAAACGGAGCTGGAATGATTGTGCAGCGTCTGCGAGTCCTCCTAccaggagagaagaggggtgagGTTCGACTGCTCACCTTCAAAAAATCAGCACTGACGGCCGCTTCCTTTGAGGAAGCCGCACACGACGACTACACGAACCACCCCGGCAGCTCCTACCGACAAGGCTATGGCGACACGCATCGGCTGGTCGACAAGGTACTTCACCAGGCACCACTGCGTGCGGTCGCCATCACCGAGGACGGCAAAAGCGGTGTGACCATGAGTGAGCAGGGCATGCGCATTCGGGTGCTGGACTTCGTCGGTGACGACAAGATGATCAACCGGCTCACCCTTGATCGAGGCCACCTGCCCGCCGTCGTCGACACTGTCTCGCTCGCCATCGTCTCCGTGCCGCAGGCGCAACCCCTGATGCGGAACGCCGCGACCGCAACGGCATACACCCACGAGCGATGTGGCAGTAACGATAACAACGCCCCTGTTCACGTCAGCGAGACATTGAGCCGGCAGTACCAGCGCCTGACAGAGGTAGTGCATGACATCGTGGTGTGCCTCACAAGCTCCGGCACAACCCACATCTTTGGCTGCGGCCTTCAGCAGGTGCTGTTTTACCACAGTGACAAGACTCTGCTGCCACGGGTTGGCTATCCATACGCCTTTTCTGTATGCCTGCCGCCCCTCCTCGCGAAGGAGGGCGTCGTCTCAATTTTCGTGGCGCGCAGCGACGTGAGCACCTCCGCAGTACACTATCTTCCACGCCACGAACACTGCAACGccaagggagggagagacgactgcagcaacagcgcgaCACATCACTTGCCCGGCGAGTTCTTTGCGTTTCAACTACGGTACCACAGCAGtagtgccgcagctgcggccacAGGTGGAGCGGGCAGCACATCCAAGTGCACGACGCTCGTCCGCTGcaccctttcctctccgtgA
- a CDS encoding glucose/ribitol dehydrogenase, putative (TriTrypDB/GeneDB-style sysID: LpmP.33.1680) has product MIRIVTWAWVVVWYICGWIGPFSILTYLIAVVAQQIALRFPQDLAKKYKARWGLVTGSSSGIGKAIAEKLASQGINVVLVALDDKMLADTFAELQKKYPHVQFRKVGVNLGAKDYAYMKDITSQTDDIEVGLVFNNAGYICTGLFADTDLERLRCNLECNAGCAVPITHHFLRKIIARKSKGLITFTSSASSYLPGPTATMYSPSKAFLTNFATTIAAENHNLGIDVVVIHPSPVDTNFYKNEGPALDSLKTAQKAAASPMNIAEQIFAAAGRLTVWDQGSMCMAFRIVNKILDFQIFTELITRFAYMNGDHSRLTKESKLRTGKQ; this is encoded by the coding sequence ATGATTCGCATTGTCACATGGGCGTGGGTCGTGGTGTGGTATATTTGCGGATGGATCGGGCCCTTCAGCATTCTAACGTACCTTATCGCCGTCGTGGCGCAACAGATTGCCTTGCGTTTCCCGCAGGACTTGGCAAAGAAGTACAAGGCGCGTTGGGGTCTCGTGACGGGTTCCAGCAGTGGCATTGGCAAGGCCATAGCAGAGAAACTAGCTAGTCAGGGCATCAACGTCGTGCTTGTGGCCCTGGATGACAAGATGCTGGCGGACACGTTTGCGGAGCTGCAGAAAAAGTATCCCCACGTGCAGTTCCGCAAGGTCGGCGTCAACCTGGGTGCTAAGGACTACGCCTACATGAAGGACATCACTAGCCAGACGGATGACATTGAGGTCGGTCTTGTCTTCAATAATGCCGGCTACATCTGCACCGGGCTCTTCGCGGACACCGATCTCgagcgcctgcgctgcaATCTGGAGTGCAACGCCGGATGCGCCGTGCCCATCACGCACCACTTCCTCCGCAAGATAATCGCACGCAAGTCGAAGGGTCTCATCACCTTCACCTCGTCCGCTTCGTCCTACCTGCCTGGCCCGACGGCCACCATGTACAGTCCCTCCAAGGCCTTCCTCACGAACtttgccaccaccatcgcggCCGAGAACCACAACCTTGGCATCgatgtcgtcgtcatccACCCGTCCCCGGTGGACACGAACTTCTACAAGAACGAGGGGCCGGCGCTTGATTCGCTCAAGACGGCCCAGAAggctgccgcctctccgATGAACATCGCGGAGCAGAtcttcgccgctgcgggaCGCCTCACCGTGTGGGATCAGGGCAGCATGTGCATGGCCTTCCGCATTGTCAACAAGATTCTCGACTTCCAGATTTTCACGGAGCTAATCACCCGGTTCGCTTACATGAACGGCGATCACAGTCGTCTAACGAAAGAGTCGAAGCTGCGCACAGGCAAGCAGTAG
- a CDS encoding pseudouridine synthase, putative (TriTrypDB/GeneDB-style sysID: LpmP.33.1690) yields MKCTTRWCDTGGVVAAMERAHRYMPKQTFVSRAPADGEAEYPHKPHYLIPDLQRYAERQQEHQHAHKQPLSDLAQLNEPAMSTPTVTSATLAYFIQTAKNAFKRSLASFQHQALASQPATRSAATCTATWMPQSPVGLTGGASRYELEAAVRGYNPTVDRALLQQIAARLAIANTLRMARQLARYLHESAAAARDWKNSSNDDEHQVTAAQAVALLRRAADVCRAHYVQNSADMHTTSRPMSPSLWALTSAARESAGIATRLHYSSAATTRHAHRRRRQPPRCFLRYTSDVQVNEVLPNGAVVTFTHATRPEEVGYRAAPAKGKGREGGPGTFAAAAEARRGLPYFSASVSFRESLESCLTSCPSSVYLHFVLYRHGVSLAAAIADIVKASEGLISAHDVCVSIHMPENDEHVAVQTCSIRMALPMSTQPLNVEDAVQHCMHTARVILQLNLAGGAPRVALQLLACHTDPCGEQHTVSRVLDESPTRLQYALLLRGFDQRGGPLNQLDHASLACATCVPNYFSPHHFGAAAVPFFRTYHVTEALAKRRYADAAVMMACLEVEAVAETNNEVPPWLERALQLLCCGEDREGVWQAWWIHEVPAAMRRRMVCAKSDLVWNVLASFRLRELAMATGGRRDVLLAAAPKPGDFVLQPEEARDGGARSEIPSPLARSASVTVVHNQAQAAHYSVHDIAVPLVLDTSSESVGCESLADIEAQLGFTSDHCHSSPLRRSQRSRQSHTSPSAVTQTNETAFRPLLIAATGYPRAARPWCRSFPEPPVGPVVGHPKTALECNTTVFTLSTDLDLASQTAAARDYAAKSRGPRARVWPLSKRGRALTDRLPAGLMAVASADGSSLLSSASAANHHGSRCLAIHCTLPARLSLANFVSELAVVEDLRDSWV; encoded by the coding sequence ATGAAATGTACGACCCGTTGGTGCGACACCGGCGGCGTCgtggcggcgatggagcgCGCGCATCGATACATGCCAAAGCAAACCTTTGTGAGCCGCGCCCCCGCGGATGGCGAAGCAGAGTACCCACACAAACCTCATTACCTTATTCCGGACCTACAGCGGTatgcagagcggcagcaagaACACCAACACGCTCACAAGCAGCCTCTGAGCGATTTGGCACAGCTGAATGAACCAGCCATGAGCACCCCTACCGTCACATCAGCAACCCTCGCGTACTTCATTCAGACTGCCAAGAACGCCTTCAAACGCTCCTTGGCGTCCTTTCAGCACCAAGCATTAGCCTCGCAACCTGCAACCCGATCGGCTGCCACCTGCACCGCTACGTGGATGCCACAGTCACCTGTAGGACTGACTGGTGGTGCAAGCCGCTACGAACTCGAGGCAGCCGTGCGCGGCTACAACCCAACAGTCGATCGGGCACTTCTTCAGCAGATCGCCGCTCGGCTTGCGATCGCAAACACACTCCGCATGGCACGTCAGCTTGCTCGCTACCTTCACGaatctgcagctgcggcacgaGACTGGAAGAATTCAAGCAATGATGATGAACACCAAGTGACCGCCGCGCAGGCGGTGGCACTTCTTCGCCGCGCTGCGGATGTGTGCCGTGCGCACTATGTGCAGAATTCAGCGGACATGCATACAACCTCACGCCCCATGTCGCCAAGTCTCTGGGCGctgacatcagcagcgcgtgAAAGCGCTGGTATTGCAACGCGCCTTCACTACTCCTCCGCTGCTACCACGAGGCATGCACatcggcggcgtcgacagCCTCCTCGCTGTTTCCTCCGCTACACGAGTGATGTGCAGGTGAATGAGGTGCTGCCCAATGGCGCGGTCGTCACCTTCACGCACGCGACGCGGCCTGAGGAAGTTGGGTaccgcgcagctcctgccaAGGGCAAAGGACGGGAGGGAGGCCCTGGCACCtttgcagcagctgctgaggcgAGAAGAGGTCTGCCTTACTTTTCGGCATCCGTGTCCTTCCGTGAGTCGCTGGAATCGTGTCTCACCTCTTGTCCCTCCAGTGTGTACCTGCACTTCGTGCTGTATCGCCACGGTGTCTCCCTGGCAGCTGCGATTGCCGACATCGTGAAAGCCAGCGAAGGACTCATCTCCGCGCACGACGTCTGCGTTAGCATTCACATGCCAGAGAATGACGAGCACGTTGCTGTGCAGACTTGCAGCATTCGAATGGCACTTCCGATGTCGACGCAGCCTCTCAACGTTGAAGACGCTGTGCAGCACTGTATGCATACCGCCCGCGTCATTCTGCAGCTCAATCTCGCGGGAGGGGCGCCAAGGGTTGCCCTTCAGCTCCTTGCGTGCCACACAGATCCTTGCGGGGAGCAGCACACCGTGTCGCGGGTGCTCGATGAGTCGCCGACGCGGCTGCAGTACGCCCTTCTTCTGCGCGGCTTTGACCAACGTGGAGGCCCCCTAAACCAGCTCGATCACGCCTCCCTGGCGTGCGCCACGTGCGTCCCGAACTACTTCTCCCCTCATCATTTCGGTGCGGCCGCCGTCCCATTCTTCCGCACCTACCACGTCACGGAAGCCCTAGCCAAGCGCCGCTACGCAGACGCGGCTGTCATGATGGCCTGCCTCGAGGTGGAAGCCGTGGCAGAAACGAACAATGAGGTACCACCTTGGTTAGAGCGCGCCCTGCAGCTCTTGTGCTGTGGTGAAGACCGCGAAGGGGTGTGGCAGGCGTGGTGGATTCACGAAGTCccggcggcgatgcggcgaCGCATGGTTTGCGCGAAGAGCGATCTGGTATGGAACGTGCTGGCGAGCTTCCGCCTTCGGGAGCTCGCGATGGCGACGGGCGGACGTCGTGACGTTCTGcttgcggcggcgccgaagCCCGGCGACTTTGTCCTCCAACCTGAAGAAGCAAGAGACGGTGGAGCAAGGTCGGAAATCCCCTCGCCGCTAGCACGGAGCGCGTCGGTAACGGTGGTCCACAACCAAGCGCAGGCAGCTCACTACAGTGTTCATGACATCGCGGTACCGCTTGTCTTGGACACAAGCAGTGAATCCGTGGGGTGTGAAAGCCTCGCCGACATCGAAGCGCAGCTTGGGTTTACATCGGACCATTGTCACAGCTCACCTCTGCGTCGCTCACAACGGTCGCGGCAATCGcacacctctccctccgccgTCACGCAGACAAACGAAACAGCGTTTCGCCCGCTCTTGATAGCGGCCACCGGCTACCCTCGCGCCGCTCGGCCGTGGTGCCGATCCTTCCCAGAGCCCCCCGTGGGCCCTGTAGTTGGCCACCCCAAGACAGCACTGGAATGCAACACTACCGTTTTTACCCTCTCCACGGACTTGGATCTGGCGAGCcagacggcagcagctcgcgaCTACGCTGCCAAGTCACGCGGcccacgcgcgcgtgtgtggccgCTAAGCAAGCGGGGTCGCGCGCTCACGGATCGCCTCCCTGCTGGCCTCATGGCAGTGGCTTCGGCGGATGGATCGTCGTTGCTGAGCAGCGCAAGCGCGGCAAACCATCATGGGTCTCGCTGCCTCGCTATTCATTGCACGCTCCCAGCGCGCCTATCCCTGGCTAACTTTGTTTCGGAGCTGGCGGTGGTAGAGGACCTGCGTGACTCGTGGGTGTAG
- a CDS encoding peptidase M20/M25/M40, putative (TriTrypDB/GeneDB-style sysID: LpmP.33.1700) codes for MGDCDWTVIQKAVGAEWDASIIPALSAYIEVPNQSPDFDPHWATNGLMEKAFHILIDWVKGQNLLGLSYEFMEVEGRTPFLLVEIAGTERTNNTVLMYGHMDKQPPLRPWAEGLDPHKAVMRDGKLYGRGAADDGYAIFSAITSVSVLQRHGIPHGRVVVVIEACEESGSFDLDYYMAQCKERIGNVDLMVCLDSGSLNYDQLWLTTSLRGVTGGVLNVQTLTEAMHSGVAGGVVPDTFRIARELLDRVEDSKTGTVLLPEAHCEIPDHVAKSMVSMKSVPFKQQFAMADGVSAEPGDNVELALRNFWKPSLTVTGANLPEPQIAGNVIRTLTSLKLSLRLPPLVDSGKATQAMAKLLTTNPPYGAKVWFEPEVPGDGCATPELKPWLSNALNEGSKMAYGNPLAYQGMGGAIPFISTLTKMYPQAQFIVTGVLGPKSNAHGPNEFLHVGYAKGLTLAISHVVAAHFLLAPR; via the coding sequence ATGGGCGATTGCGACTGGACTGTGATTCAAAAGGCCGTGGGGGCCGAATGGGACGCCTCTATCATTCCCGCGCTCTCCGCCTACATTGAGGTACCAAACCAGAGCCCCGACTTCGACCCCCATTGGGCGACGAACGGGCTCATGGAGAAGGCGTTCCACATTCTAATCGACTGGGTGAAGGGGCAGAACTTGCTGGGCCTCAGCTACGAGTTCATGGAGGTCGAGGGAAGGACGCCCTTCCTCCTAGTCGAGATAGCTGGGACGGAACGGACCAACAACACCGTCCTCATGTACGGCCACATGGATAAGCAGCCGCCTCTCCGTCCGTGGGCCGAAGGCCTTGATCCGCACAAGGCGGTGATGCGCGATGGCAAGCTGTACGGCCGCGGCGCGGCTGACGACGGCTACGCTATCTTTTCGGCCATTACGTCCGTCTCGGTactgcagcgccacggcaTTCCGCATGGTCGCGTGGTCGTGGTCATTGAGGCGTGCGAGGAATCCGGCAGCTTCGACCTTGACTACTACATGGCGCAGTGCAAGGAGCGCATAGGTAACGTCGACTTGATGGTGTGCCTGGACAGCGGCTCCCTGAACTACGATCAGCTGTGGCTGACGACGTCGTTGCGTGGTGTGACGGGTGGTGTGCTGAACGTGCAGACGCTGACGGAGGCCAtgcacagcggcgtcgccggcggtGTCGTGCCGGACACATTCCGCATTGCACGCGAATTGCTGGACCGAGTTGAGGATTCGAAGACCGGAACGGTGCTGCTCCCGGAGGCCCACTGCGAGATTCCAGACCACGTTGCCAAGTCCATGGTGTCGATGAAGTCCGTGCCATTCAAGCAGCAGTTTGCCATGGCCGATGGTGTGTCGGCGGAGCCGGGTGACAATGTGGAGCTGGCGCTGCGAAACTTCTGGAAGCCGAGCCTCACCGTGACGGGCGCCAATCTGCCGGAGCCACAGATTGCCGGCAACGTAATTCGGACGCTCACCTCACTGAAGCTGTCCCTCCGcttgccgccgctggtggacTCCGGAAAGGCCACCCAGGCCATGGCCAAGTTGCTCACGACGAACCCGCCGTACGGCGCCAAGGTTTGGTTTGAGCCCGAGGTGCCcggcgacggctgcgcgACCCCAGAGCTGAAGCCGTGGCTTTCGAACGCGCTAAACGAGGGCAGCAAGATGGCGTACGGCAACCCACTGGCGTACCAAGGCATGGGCGGCGCGATACCGTTCATCTCCACGCTCACCAAAATGTACCCGCAAGCGCAGTTCATTGTCACCGGCGTCCTCGGTCCAAAGAGCAACGCGCACGGCCCCAACGAGTTCCTGCACGTCGGGTACGCGAAAGGCCTCACGCTCGCCATCAGCCACGTTGTTGCCGCGCATTTCCTCCTGGCGCCCCGATGA
- a CDS encoding hypothetical protein (TriTrypDB/GeneDB-style sysID: LpmP.33.1710), with protein sequence MDLLPKYLNELQDSNKMKRCAGYKKIHDLVKIQKGKLSKDDEFSIIRSCLKGFEDASERSREEAAQITIELLPGQDASILDWVLPSVVTRIGVVPVAEESEEIRLLLLRLGAACMTYFPHDIGARNYIDFFLVLLENCFRDPFPDLKKEACKATCQLCSIEPKQVKAISIPLTKVLKDSCLLHKHSAVRCEAAQTLTVLFRCGASEALKDGKNDPESRTMASELFVLCNDHSEPVRLAVLSVLSCALLDVKERLEMHAKYLPHLLILVTDPFDAVRNMAHKILEQVGQLYMIDNEDNRIDMANRRITMKDIEWYGDDEYPSMTFTTPSAEHYEIVQRRPSLGTRYAVADSVRGFLEKILGDITAVDWVIPFSTNNRKVVALKLLWTTIYYCEKSCVQFTERILNAVYKAFADENVEVKQEATFCIEMLGKFLVPEQYLPFLIAKPAANADPYADVSVIERSRNKTVVLTSLDDSCRVTPTLFSTAAVTVKCSILQALAYLIEGSKEKLTPGHSTLIIQALTTSDLIECENEHLLTALLATLQKVISVFVARGFIASPERPHPKEVLCDPKQRTLDSIILHSLLRIKSTEIPVVQLKAGEVITMLSTLVTGSLTGIHTLHVGRLLSRYGAALPVSAFSDLVLNADSVGTLGRVLTNIFESRLTDVNFAVKVTEELRYFTVLEKLLWCRTEAFGPSEVTELLRAVVLPLATFQPGNTAHLFRKVAVNCLCALLDPVYCDTLQEELVKNSSVLSTTIINTWCAASDADDGEMRLVCMSVLGEVCRLPMLKGAAHEIIQSVLLRFDDSNDFIRLRTSNELIRLLADDWGASPFIVEELSAQVVPLVKKMLVYLDDTEETIGIRPSLAGALKRLGDISPHIVVDLTRSALGRHMERCYCQDVLNYLETKY encoded by the coding sequence ATGGACCTTCTTCCAAAGTATCTCAACGAGTTGCAGGACTCGAACAAAATGAAGAGGTGCGCAGGGTACAAGAAAATACACGATCTTGTCAAGATACAAAAGGGGAAGCTGTCAAAAGACGACGAGTTTTCGATTATTAGGTCATGTCTGAAAGGATTTGAGGATGCCTCGGAGCGTTCacgagaggaggcggcacagATAACAATCGAGCTCCTACCAGGTCAAGACGCGAGCATTTTGGACTGGGTTCTTCCTTCTGTCGTCACACGCATTGGAGTCGTGCCAGTTGctgaagagagcgaggagattaggctgcttctccttcgaCTCGGGGCAGCCTGCATGACATACTTTCCGCACGATATCGGAGCGAGGAACTACATCGACTTTTTCCTAGTACTACTAGAGAACTGTTTTCGTGACCCTTTCCCAGACCTCAAGAAGGAAGCGTGCAAGGCAACTTGTCAGCTGTGCTCCATCGAGCCCAAGCAAGTAAAGGCGATTAGTATACCGCTGACAAAAGTTCTAAAAGACTCATGTCTTCTGCACAAGCACAGCGCTGTACGGTGCGAGGCGGCCCAGACGCTGACTGTCTTGTTTCGATGTGGAGCCTCTGAGGCACTGAAAGACGGAAAGAACGACCCCGAGAGCCGGACAATGGCGTCGGAGCTGTTTGTTCTGTGCAACGACCATAGCGAGCCAGTTCGACTAGCAGTCCTCTCAGTTTTGTCATGCGCATTGCTGGATGTCAAGGAGCGGTTGGAGATGCACGCTAAGTACCTACCACATCTCCTGATTCTCGTGACTGATCCATTCGATGCTGTTCGCAACATGGCGCACAAAATTTTGGAGCAGGTCGGACAACTTTACATGATCGACAACGAGGACAATCGGATTGATATGGCGAACAGGCGCATCACTATGAAGGATATTGAATGGTACGGCGATGACGAGTATCCTTCCATGACATTCACAACGCCATCAGCAGAGCACTACGAAATTGTTCAGAGGCGTCCAAGCCTGGGGACTCGCTACGCTGTCGCAGACTCCGTTCGGGGTTTTCTCGAGAAGATTCTTGGGGATATCACCGCTGTTGACTGGGTGATTCCCTTCTCCACTAATAATCGCAAGGTGGTGGCCCTAAAGTTGTTGTGGACAACCATCTACTACTGTGAAAAGTCCTGCGTGCAGTTCACTGAGCGTATTCTTAACGCTGTGTACAAGGCGTTCGCCGACGAAAACGTCGAGGTCAAGCAGGAGGCGACGTTTTGTATTGAGATGCTGGGGAAGTTCCTGGTCCCTGAGCAGTACCTGCCATTTCTTATCGCTAAGCCAGCCGCGAATGCTGACCCGTACGCGGATGTGTCTGTTATCGAAAGATCGCGCAACAAAACTGTGGTGCTCACTTCTCTCGATGATTCGTGCAGGGTGACGCCGACACTGTTCTCGACGGCAGCTGTGACGGTCAAGTGCTCGATTCTGCAAGCGCTAGCGTACCTTATTGAGGGTTCCAAAGAAAAGCTGACCCCGGGTCACTCTACCCTAATCATTCAGGCGTTGACAACAAGCGATTTGATCGAGTGTGAGAACGAGCATCTTCTGACTGCGCTTCTTGCGACACTACAAAAGGTCATTTCAGTCTTTGTAGCAAGGGGATTCATCGCCTCCCCGGAGCGCCCTCACCCGAAGGAGGTGCTCTGCGATCCAAAACAGAGGACACTAGATTCTATTATTCTTCACTCCTTGCTGCGTATCAAGAGTACTGAAATACCTGTGGTTCAACTGAAGGCTGGTGAAGTAATCACAATGCTGTCGACATTGGTGACGGGATCACTTACTGGCATCCATACCCTGCATGTAGGGCGATTGCTGTCACGCTACGGGGCGGCCCTTCCGGTCAGCGCTTTCAGTGATCTGGTACTGAATGCGGACAGCGTCGGGACGCTTGGCAGAGTGCTCACAAACATCTTTGAGTCACGACTTACGGACGTCAACTTTGCAGTCAAGGTAACAGAGGAGCTACGGTACTTTACCGTCCTAGAAAAGCTTCTCTGGTGCAGAACCGAGGCCTTTGGACCAAGCGAGGTCactgagctgctgcgtgctgTCGTCCTGCCGTTAGCAACTTTTCAGCCGGGCAACACTGCTCACCTTTTCCGTAAAGTGGCTGTGAACTGCCTGTGTGCTCTCCTCGACCCAGTGTACTGCGATACCCTACAGGAAGAGCTAGTGAAAAACAGCAGCGTCCTATCCACTACGATCATAAACACTTGGTGTGCAGCTTCCGacgccgacgacggcgagaTGCGACTTGTTTGCATGTCAGTCCTTGGCGAGGTCTGCCGCTTACCAATGCTGaaaggagctgcgcatgAGATCATTCAATCCGTGCTTCTGCGCTTCGACGATTCAAACGATTTCATACGCTTGCGTACCTCTAACGAGCTGATCCGGCTCCTTGCCGACGACTGGGGCGCGTCACCGTTTATTGTGGAGGAGTTATCAGCACAGGTGGTGCCCCTCGTGAAGAAGATGCTCGTCTACCTGGATGACACGGAGGAGACGATCGGCATCCGACCTTCTTTGGCAGGGGCCTTGAAAAGGTTGGGTGATATTTCGCCGCATATTGTTGTTGACCTAACTCGGTCCGCTCTGGGGCGACACATGGAAAGGTGCTACTGTCAAGACGTCCTAAACTACCTGGAGACTAAGTACTAG